In Propionimicrobium sp. PCR01-08-3, one DNA window encodes the following:
- a CDS encoding DNA-directed RNA polymerase subunit beta: MATSRNASKNTNVISTSGRISFAKIAEPLQVPNLLDLQIDSFNWLIGSEAWQQKTEQALEQGRTDVNTRSGLEEIFDEISPIEDFNQTMSLSFRDHRFEEPKHSIDECKDRDTTYAAPLFVTAEFMNNETGEIKSQTVFIGDFPLMTDKGTFIVSGTERVVVSQLVRSPGVYFEQTPDKTSDKDIFTCKVIPSRGAWLEFEIDKRDQVGVRLDRKRKQNVTVLLKALGWSEDRILEQFGQYESIRMTLEKDHVTTQDEALLDIYRKLRPGEPPARDAAEQLLTNYYFNPKRYDLAKVGRYKINQKLGLNLPFDTQVLTIDDIVAAIDYICALHEGKTEIEREGGQTVLVEADDIDHFGNRRLRTVGELIQNQLRTGLGRMERVVRDRMTTQDIEAITPSTLINIRPVTAALKEFFGTSQLSQFMDQNNPLAELTHKRRLSALGPGGLSRDRAGMEVRDVHPSHYGRMCPIETPEGPNIGLIGSLASFARVNAFGFIETPYRKVVDGRVTDEIDYLTAHEEDRYNIAQANAELDENGRFVEDHVVVRVRHGDADAVPASEVGYIDVSPRQMVSVATALIPFLEHDDASRALMGANMQRQAVPLIRSEAPYVGTGMEYRAAVDVGDVTLAHRPGVVTSVSGDLIEVANDDGSYETFRLEKFRRSNAGTCVNQRPMVHAGDRVEAGTPLADGPCTDNAELALGRNLLVAFMPWEGLNYEDAIILSQRIVSDDVLTSIHIEEHEVDARDTKLGPEEITRDIPNVSDDMLANLDERGIIRIGAEVTTGDILVGKVTPKGETELTPEERLLRAIFGEKAREVRDTSMKVPHGEDGTVIGVRVFDREEDDELPPGVNQMVRVYVAQKRKVQVGDKLAGRHGNKGVISKILPLEDMPFLPDGTPVDIILNPLGVPSRMNVGQVLETHLGWIAHSGWDITEVDEDWAERLRDVGLGQVSGDQRLATPVFDGAGEDEIGGLLTNGLPNRDGVRMVNGDGKATLFDGRSGEPFPEKVGLGYMYMLKLHHLVDDKIHARSTGPYSMITQQPLGGKAQFGGQRFGEMEVWALEAYGAAWALQEMLTIKSDDVPGRVKVYEAIVKGENIPEPGIPESFKVLVKEMKSLCLNVEVLSSDGEVVDLRDSEDDYRTQEDLGIDLSRRPGADSFAIVDEV; the protein is encoded by the coding sequence TTGGCCACCTCGCGCAATGCGTCGAAGAACACCAACGTCATCTCCACCAGCGGCCGTATCTCGTTTGCCAAGATCGCCGAGCCGCTGCAGGTGCCTAATCTACTCGACCTGCAGATTGATTCGTTCAACTGGCTGATCGGCAGTGAGGCCTGGCAGCAAAAGACGGAGCAGGCCCTGGAGCAGGGCAGGACTGACGTCAACACCAGGTCGGGCCTGGAGGAGATCTTCGACGAGATCAGCCCTATTGAGGACTTCAATCAGACGATGTCGCTGAGTTTCCGCGACCATCGTTTCGAGGAGCCCAAGCACTCGATCGACGAATGCAAGGATCGCGACACCACGTACGCGGCCCCGCTGTTCGTGACCGCCGAGTTCATGAACAATGAGACCGGCGAGATCAAGAGCCAGACCGTGTTCATCGGCGATTTCCCGTTGATGACCGACAAGGGCACGTTCATCGTCAGCGGCACCGAGCGCGTGGTGGTGAGCCAGCTCGTCCGCTCTCCCGGTGTGTACTTCGAGCAGACCCCCGACAAGACCTCCGACAAGGACATCTTCACCTGCAAGGTGATCCCGTCGCGTGGTGCCTGGCTGGAGTTCGAGATCGACAAGCGCGACCAGGTCGGCGTCCGGTTGGACCGTAAGCGCAAGCAGAACGTCACCGTGCTGCTGAAGGCGCTCGGCTGGAGCGAGGATCGCATCCTCGAGCAGTTCGGCCAGTACGAGTCGATCCGGATGACCCTCGAGAAGGATCACGTCACCACTCAGGACGAGGCCCTGCTCGACATCTACCGCAAGCTGCGCCCGGGCGAGCCGCCGGCCCGCGATGCGGCCGAGCAGTTGCTCACCAACTACTACTTCAACCCGAAGCGCTACGACCTGGCCAAGGTCGGACGTTACAAGATCAACCAGAAGCTGGGCCTGAACCTGCCGTTCGACACCCAGGTGCTGACGATCGACGACATCGTCGCTGCGATCGACTACATCTGCGCGCTGCATGAGGGCAAGACCGAGATCGAGCGTGAGGGCGGCCAGACCGTTCTGGTCGAGGCCGATGACATCGACCACTTCGGCAACCGCCGGCTGCGTACCGTGGGCGAGCTGATCCAAAACCAGCTGCGCACCGGTCTGGGACGCATGGAGCGGGTCGTCCGCGACCGGATGACCACCCAGGACATCGAGGCGATCACCCCGTCGACCCTGATCAACATTCGTCCGGTGACCGCGGCGCTGAAGGAGTTCTTCGGCACCTCGCAGCTGTCCCAGTTCATGGACCAGAACAACCCGCTGGCCGAGCTGACGCACAAGCGTCGTCTGTCGGCGCTGGGCCCCGGCGGCCTGAGCCGTGACCGGGCAGGCATGGAAGTCCGAGACGTGCACCCCTCGCACTACGGACGCATGTGCCCGATCGAGACCCCTGAAGGCCCGAACATCGGCCTGATCGGATCGCTGGCCTCGTTCGCCCGGGTGAACGCCTTCGGGTTCATCGAAACCCCGTACCGCAAGGTCGTCGACGGCCGCGTCACCGACGAGATCGACTATCTGACCGCGCACGAAGAAGACCGGTACAACATCGCGCAGGCCAATGCGGAGCTGGACGAGAACGGCCGCTTCGTCGAAGACCACGTCGTGGTGCGTGTGCGCCACGGCGATGCGGACGCCGTCCCCGCGAGCGAAGTCGGTTACATCGACGTCTCGCCGCGCCAAATGGTGTCGGTCGCCACCGCGCTGATCCCGTTCCTCGAGCACGACGATGCGTCGCGTGCCTTGATGGGCGCGAACATGCAGCGCCAAGCCGTGCCGCTGATCCGCAGCGAGGCTCCCTACGTCGGTACCGGCATGGAATACCGCGCCGCTGTCGACGTCGGCGATGTCACGCTGGCTCATCGTCCGGGTGTGGTCACCAGCGTTTCCGGAGACCTGATCGAGGTCGCCAACGACGATGGCTCCTACGAGACCTTCCGGCTGGAGAAGTTCCGCCGCTCGAACGCGGGCACCTGCGTCAACCAGCGTCCGATGGTGCATGCGGGCGACCGTGTCGAGGCCGGCACCCCGCTGGCCGACGGCCCCTGCACCGACAACGCCGAGTTGGCGCTCGGACGCAACCTGCTGGTCGCGTTCATGCCCTGGGAGGGCCTCAACTACGAGGACGCGATCATTCTCAGCCAGCGCATCGTGAGTGACGACGTGCTCACCTCGATCCACATCGAGGAGCACGAGGTCGATGCCCGCGACACCAAGCTCGGCCCCGAAGAGATCACCCGCGACATCCCGAACGTCTCCGACGACATGCTCGCCAACCTCGACGAGCGCGGCATCATCCGCATCGGAGCCGAGGTCACCACCGGCGACATCCTGGTCGGCAAGGTCACCCCGAAGGGCGAGACCGAGCTGACTCCCGAGGAGCGCCTGCTGCGCGCCATCTTCGGCGAGAAGGCCCGCGAGGTGCGCGACACCTCGATGAAGGTGCCGCACGGCGAAGACGGAACCGTCATCGGTGTGCGCGTCTTCGACCGCGAAGAGGACGATGAGCTGCCCCCGGGCGTGAACCAGATGGTGCGCGTCTACGTTGCCCAGAAGCGCAAGGTGCAGGTGGGCGACAAGCTCGCCGGCCGGCACGGCAACAAGGGTGTCATCTCGAAGATCCTGCCGCTGGAAGACATGCCGTTCCTGCCCGATGGCACTCCGGTCGACATCATCTTGAACCCGCTGGGTGTGCCGTCGCGAATGAACGTGGGTCAGGTGCTGGAAACTCACCTCGGCTGGATCGCCCACTCCGGTTGGGACATCACCGAGGTGGACGAGGACTGGGCCGAACGGCTGCGCGATGTCGGCCTGGGCCAGGTGTCCGGCGACCAGCGGCTGGCCACTCCGGTGTTCGACGGCGCAGGCGAGGACGAGATCGGTGGTCTGCTGACCAACGGTCTGCCTAACCGCGACGGTGTTCGGATGGTGAACGGTGACGGCAAGGCCACCTTGTTCGACGGACGCTCCGGCGAGCCTTTCCCGGAGAAGGTCGGTCTGGGTTACATGTACATGCTGAAGCTGCACCACCTGGTCGACGACAAGATCCACGCGCGCTCGACCGGTCCGTACTCGATGATCACCCAGCAGCCGCTGGGTGGTAAGGCACAGTTCGGTGGCCAGCGTTTCGGTGAGATGGAGGTGTGGGCTCTGGAGGCGTACGGCGCCGCCTGGGCGCTGCAAGAGATGCTCACCATCAAGTCCGATGACGTGCCCGGCCGCGTCAAGGTCTACGAGGCAATCGTCAAGGGGGAGAACATCCCCGAGCCCGGCATCCCCGAGTCGTTCAAGGTGCTCGTCAAGGAAATGAAGTCCTTGTGCCTGAACGTCGAGGTGCTGAGCAGCGACGGTGAGGTTGTCGATCTGCGCGACAGCGAGGACGACTATCGCACTCAGGAAGACTTGGGAATCGACCTGTCGAGGCGTCCGGGTGCTGACTCGTTCGCCATCGTGGACGAAGTCTGA
- a CDS encoding DNA-directed RNA polymerase subunit beta', whose amino-acid sequence MLDANTYDQLRIGLATADEIREWSYGEVKKPETINYRTLKPERDGLFCEKIFGPTRDWECYCGKYKRVRFKGIVCERCGVEVTRSNVRRERMGHIELAAPVTHIWYFKGVPSRLGYLLDIAPKDLEKVIYFAAYMITRVDEDARHRDLPSLEAKVGVEHTQIEKRRDSDIEARSMKLEEDLAALESEGAEKDTRKKVRDAAEKEMKHLRDRAQRELDRLDAVWTRFKSLKVQDLEGDEVLYREMKNRFGRYFEGYMGAEAIQKRLESFDLAAEAESLRDVIKTGKGQRKTRALKRLKVVRAFLDTGNSPLGMVLNAVPVIPPDLRPMVQLDGGRFATSDLNDLYRRVINRNNRLKRLLDLGAPEIIVNNEKRMLQEAVDSLFDNGRRGRPVTGPGNRPLKSISDMLKGKQGRFRQNLLGKRVDYSGRSVIVVGPQLKIHQCGLPKNMALELFKPFVMKRLAEQNYAQNIKSAKRMVDRQRPQVWDVLEEVIAEHPVLLNRAPTLHRLGIQAFEPQLIEGKAIQLHPLVCAAFNADFDGDQMAVHLPLSTEAQAEARILMLSSNNILKPADGKPVALPSHEMIIGMYYLTQNLDGLPGEGRVFSSIDEAVMAYDLHEIDIRSKIKVRVHDITPPARLADQVHADGSLLMDTTLGKIIFNQTMPDSYPFVESHVGKKQLGAIVNDLAEHYPKTVVTEVLDNLKDMGFKWGTRSGVTVSIGDVQTPPNKPEIMAGYDAKAAKIDKLYERGAVTEEERREELIRIWTDATAELTNAMEANFTQTNPIYMMVNSGARGNMTQMRQIAAMRGLVANPKGEIIARPIKSNFREGLTVLEYFISTHGGRKGQADTALRTADSGYLTRRLVDVSQDVIIREEDCGTERGLTKTIATADEAGALRPVKALDTSVYGRSLAVDAVSESGEVVVPAGTDLGEVEISAMIAAGIDTCKVRSVLTCDAASGTCAMCYGRSLAGGKLVDVGEAVGIQAAQSIGEPGTQLTMRTFHTGGVAGDDITLGLPRVVELFEARTPKGKAPIAEADGRVKIEDGDRGRKLVIVRDDGQADVEYVVPRRARLEFDDHNGVHKVVSDGDHVNIGDQLTAGTIDPQDVLRVQGVRKVQEHLVAEVQKVYATQGAPIHDKHIEIIIRQMLRRVTVIDSGDTDMMPGDLFDRQTYEQANRKALTEGGRPAEGRPVLMGITKASLATDSWLSAASFQETTKVLTDAAINGKSDHLIGLKENVILGKLIPAGTGLERYRNIRVEPTADARANAYTLSYDAFDYDFGSGTGAAVPLDDMDYRDLR is encoded by the coding sequence GTGCTGGATGCCAATACCTATGACCAGCTGCGCATCGGGCTGGCGACTGCGGACGAGATCCGCGAGTGGAGCTACGGCGAGGTCAAGAAGCCGGAGACCATCAACTACCGGACGCTGAAGCCTGAGCGCGACGGACTGTTCTGCGAGAAGATCTTCGGGCCGACCCGCGACTGGGAATGCTACTGCGGCAAGTACAAGCGTGTCCGTTTCAAGGGCATCGTGTGTGAGCGCTGCGGCGTCGAGGTGACCCGCTCGAACGTGCGCCGTGAGCGCATGGGGCACATCGAACTGGCCGCCCCGGTCACCCATATCTGGTATTTCAAGGGTGTGCCGAGCCGGCTCGGCTACCTGCTGGACATTGCGCCGAAGGACCTCGAGAAGGTCATCTACTTCGCCGCGTACATGATCACCCGGGTGGACGAAGACGCCCGGCACCGCGACCTGCCGAGCCTGGAGGCCAAGGTCGGGGTGGAGCACACCCAGATCGAGAAGCGCCGCGATTCCGACATCGAGGCCCGCTCGATGAAGCTGGAAGAAGACCTCGCCGCGCTCGAATCCGAAGGTGCCGAGAAGGACACCCGCAAGAAGGTGCGCGACGCCGCCGAGAAAGAGATGAAGCATCTGCGTGACCGTGCGCAGCGCGAGCTCGATCGTCTCGATGCCGTCTGGACGCGCTTCAAGTCGCTCAAGGTGCAAGACCTCGAGGGCGACGAGGTGCTCTACCGTGAGATGAAGAACCGCTTCGGCCGTTACTTCGAGGGCTACATGGGAGCCGAGGCGATCCAGAAGCGTCTGGAGAGCTTCGACCTGGCCGCCGAGGCAGAGTCGCTGCGCGACGTCATCAAGACCGGCAAGGGGCAGCGCAAGACCCGCGCGCTCAAGCGCCTCAAGGTCGTCCGCGCCTTCCTCGACACCGGCAATTCGCCGCTCGGCATGGTGCTGAACGCCGTCCCGGTGATCCCGCCCGACCTGCGCCCGATGGTGCAGCTGGACGGCGGCCGGTTCGCGACCAGCGACCTGAATGACCTGTACCGCCGCGTGATCAACCGCAACAACCGTCTGAAGCGCCTCTTGGATCTCGGCGCGCCCGAGATCATCGTGAACAACGAGAAGCGGATGCTGCAGGAGGCCGTTGACTCGCTGTTCGACAACGGACGCCGCGGGCGTCCGGTCACCGGGCCGGGCAACCGTCCGCTGAAGTCGATCAGTGACATGCTGAAGGGCAAGCAGGGCCGGTTCCGCCAGAACCTGCTGGGCAAGCGCGTCGACTACTCCGGCCGTTCGGTCATCGTGGTCGGCCCGCAGCTGAAGATCCATCAGTGCGGCCTGCCGAAGAACATGGCCCTCGAACTGTTCAAGCCGTTCGTGATGAAGCGGCTCGCCGAGCAGAACTACGCCCAGAACATCAAGAGCGCCAAGCGGATGGTCGACCGTCAGCGCCCGCAGGTGTGGGACGTTCTCGAAGAGGTCATCGCCGAGCACCCGGTGCTGCTGAACCGTGCACCAACTCTGCACCGGTTGGGCATCCAGGCGTTCGAGCCGCAGCTCATCGAGGGCAAGGCCATTCAGCTGCACCCGCTGGTTTGTGCAGCATTCAACGCCGACTTCGACGGCGACCAGATGGCCGTCCATCTGCCGCTTTCCACCGAGGCTCAGGCCGAGGCCCGCATCCTGATGCTGTCGAGCAACAACATCTTGAAGCCGGCAGACGGCAAGCCCGTCGCGCTGCCCAGCCACGAGATGATCATCGGCATGTACTACCTGACCCAGAACCTCGACGGTCTGCCGGGTGAGGGACGGGTCTTCAGCTCGATCGACGAGGCCGTGATGGCCTACGACCTGCACGAGATCGACATTCGGTCGAAGATCAAGGTGCGCGTCCACGACATCACCCCGCCCGCCAGGCTGGCCGACCAGGTGCACGCCGACGGCTCGCTGCTGATGGACACCACCTTGGGCAAGATCATCTTCAACCAGACGATGCCCGACAGCTACCCGTTCGTTGAGTCCCACGTCGGTAAGAAGCAGCTGGGTGCGATCGTCAACGACCTGGCCGAGCATTACCCGAAGACCGTGGTCACCGAGGTGCTCGACAACCTGAAGGACATGGGCTTCAAGTGGGGCACCCGCTCGGGTGTCACGGTGTCGATCGGCGATGTGCAGACGCCGCCGAACAAGCCGGAGATCATGGCCGGATACGACGCCAAGGCCGCGAAGATCGACAAGCTCTACGAGCGTGGTGCGGTCACCGAGGAGGAGCGCCGTGAGGAGCTCATCCGCATTTGGACCGATGCGACCGCCGAGTTGACCAATGCGATGGAGGCCAACTTTACGCAGACCAACCCGATCTACATGATGGTGAACTCGGGGGCACGAGGCAATATGACGCAGATGCGTCAGATCGCAGCAATGCGTGGCCTGGTGGCCAACCCGAAGGGCGAGATCATCGCGCGTCCGATTAAGTCGAACTTCCGCGAGGGCCTGACCGTGTTGGAGTACTTCATCTCCACTCACGGTGGCCGTAAGGGACAGGCCGACACCGCACTGCGTACCGCAGACTCCGGTTACCTGACCCGCCGGTTGGTCGACGTCTCACAGGACGTCATCATCCGCGAGGAGGATTGCGGTACCGAGCGTGGCCTGACCAAGACCATCGCGACCGCGGACGAGGCCGGCGCGCTGCGTCCGGTCAAGGCGCTCGACACCAGCGTCTACGGACGTAGCCTCGCGGTGGACGCCGTCAGCGAATCCGGTGAGGTCGTGGTGCCTGCGGGTACCGACCTCGGCGAGGTCGAGATCTCCGCGATGATCGCCGCCGGTATCGACACCTGCAAGGTGCGTTCGGTGCTCACCTGTGATGCTGCTTCCGGCACCTGCGCGATGTGCTACGGACGCTCGCTGGCCGGCGGCAAGCTGGTCGATGTCGGCGAGGCGGTCGGTATTCAGGCCGCGCAGTCGATCGGTGAGCCCGGCACCCAGCTGACGATGCGTACCTTCCACACCGGTGGTGTGGCGGGCGACGACATCACGTTGGGTCTGCCCCGCGTGGTCGAGCTTTTCGAGGCTCGTACCCCGAAGGGCAAGGCGCCGATCGCCGAGGCCGATGGCCGCGTCAAGATCGAGGACGGGGACCGTGGCCGCAAGCTGGTCATCGTCCGCGACGACGGCCAGGCCGATGTCGAGTACGTGGTGCCGCGTCGTGCCCGGTTGGAGTTCGACGACCATAACGGTGTGCACAAGGTGGTTTCCGACGGAGACCATGTCAACATCGGCGATCAGCTGACTGCCGGCACGATCGATCCGCAAGACGTGCTGCGCGTCCAGGGCGTGCGCAAGGTGCAGGAGCACCTAGTGGCCGAGGTGCAGAAGGTCTATGCGACTCAGGGTGCCCCGATCCACGACAAGCACATCGAGATCATCATCCGCCAGATGCTGCGCCGGGTGACGGTCATCGACTCGGGCGACACCGACATGATGCCCGGCGACCTGTTCGACCGTCAGACCTACGAGCAGGCCAACCGCAAGGCGCTCACCGAGGGTGGACGCCCGGCCGAGGGGCGTCCGGTGTTGATGGGCATCACCAAGGCCTCGCTGGCAACCGATTCGTGGCTGTCGGCGGCGTCCTTCCAGGAGACCACCAAGGTGCTCACCGATGCTGCGATCAACGGCAAGTCCGATCACCTGATCGGTCTGAAGGAGAACGTCATCCTCGGCAAGCTGATCCCGGCCGGCACCGGTCTGGAGCGTTACCGCAACATCCGGGTCGAGCCGACCGCGGATGCCAGGGCGAACGCGTACACGCTCAGCTACGACGCCTTCGACTACGACTTCGGGTCGGGCACCGGAGCTGCGGTGCCGCTGGACGACATGGATTACCGCGATCTGCGGTGA
- a CDS encoding LPXTG cell wall anchor domain-containing protein produces the protein MRTSQKVAAGLGALALAGSLSFGTVSFARAAIEPMLTIASVEVDEDDVPVLTDAPWIDATVSGCSEADGVVSIYAQLSSSDLDGHVVWEDTYDAPESGDLQIQSVTPLPGIFYDFDISCMEAADDDPADGHPDSALFRSGTGYLDLTGPEAGGSWATDDEVAISSRAFPDSGAYFPEEEHAFTPGSEVVVSVSDPDGTVTEIGTFTADENGDLSESSVLPYTVEGIYTVTATGTRVSDDQTSDIVLLNQYQQVASEEPAEPSDPETPAEPSDPETPTNPERPTELPKTGSEELGMTSAAAVISIAMGAVAVVLKSRKHD, from the coding sequence ATGAGAACATCACAGAAGGTAGCCGCAGGACTCGGTGCCCTCGCATTGGCCGGATCGTTGAGCTTCGGGACAGTGAGTTTCGCCCGTGCCGCAATCGAGCCGATGCTCACGATCGCGTCTGTTGAAGTTGACGAGGATGACGTTCCTGTTCTGACCGATGCCCCCTGGATCGATGCGACGGTTTCCGGCTGCTCCGAAGCAGATGGGGTAGTGAGCATCTATGCACAGCTAAGCTCCAGCGATCTTGATGGCCATGTCGTCTGGGAGGACACCTATGATGCGCCGGAAAGTGGAGATTTGCAGATTCAGTCGGTGACCCCGCTACCGGGCATCTTCTATGACTTTGATATCTCCTGTATGGAGGCGGCAGATGATGATCCCGCTGACGGCCACCCGGACTCGGCCCTGTTCAGGTCCGGCACGGGATACCTTGATCTGACGGGACCGGAGGCCGGCGGCTCGTGGGCGACCGACGACGAGGTCGCAATCTCCAGCCGGGCCTTCCCGGACAGCGGTGCGTACTTCCCGGAGGAGGAGCACGCTTTCACTCCTGGTAGCGAGGTCGTCGTAAGCGTGAGCGATCCCGATGGCACCGTGACCGAGATCGGCACTTTCACTGCGGACGAGAACGGTGATCTTTCGGAAAGCTCGGTACTTCCCTACACAGTGGAAGGCATCTACACCGTTACCGCCACCGGGACCAGGGTTTCCGATGATCAAACGTCGGACATCGTGCTGCTCAATCAGTATCAGCAGGTCGCTTCCGAGGAACCAGCAGAGCCGAGTGATCCCGAGACTCCGGCCGAACCGTCCGATCCTGAAACTCCGACAAATCCTGAGCGTCCGACCGAACTGCCGAAGACGGGCAGCGAGGAACTCGGAATGACCTCGGCCGCAGCGGTGATCAGCATCGCGATGGGCGCGGTAGCGGTCGTGCTGAAATCTCGCAAGCACGACTGA
- the rpsL gene encoding 30S ribosomal protein S12 — translation MPTIQQLVRKGRTDKVSKNKTPALKGSPQRRGVCTRVYTTTPKKPNSALRKVARVRLSSGIEVTAYIPGVGHNLQEHSMVLVRGGRVKDLPGVRYKVVRGALDTQGVKNRKQARSRYGAKKEK, via the coding sequence GTGCCCACCATCCAGCAGCTGGTCCGCAAGGGCCGCACTGACAAGGTCAGCAAGAACAAGACGCCCGCGCTCAAGGGTTCGCCCCAGCGCCGCGGCGTGTGCACGCGTGTTTACACCACTACCCCCAAGAAGCCGAACTCCGCGCTGCGCAAGGTCGCTCGTGTCCGTCTCAGCTCGGGCATCGAGGTTACCGCCTACATCCCGGGTGTCGGCCATAACCTGCAGGAGCACTCGATGGTGCTCGTGCGTGGTGGTCGTGTGAAGGATTTGCCGGGTGTGCGCTACAAGGTCGTCCGCGGTGCTCTTGACACCCAGGGTGTCAAGAACCGCAAGCAGGCCCGCAGCCGCTACGGCGCGAAGAAGGAGAAGTAA
- the rpsG gene encoding 30S ribosomal protein S7 has translation MPRKGPAPKRPVIIDPVYGSPLVSQLVSKILLDGKKTVAQSIVYTALEGTREKTGVDPVQTLKKALDNVRPAVEVRSRRVGGATYQVPVEVKPARSNTLAMRWLVGYARDRREKSMSERLMNEILDASNGLGATVKKREDTHKMAEANRAFAHYRW, from the coding sequence ATGCCTCGTAAGGGTCCGGCGCCCAAGCGCCCCGTGATCATCGACCCGGTCTACGGCTCTCCGCTGGTTTCCCAGCTGGTCAGCAAGATCCTGCTCGATGGCAAGAAGACCGTTGCACAAAGCATCGTCTACACCGCTCTCGAGGGAACTCGTGAGAAGACCGGTGTCGATCCCGTGCAGACGCTCAAGAAGGCACTCGACAACGTGCGCCCTGCCGTTGAGGTGCGCAGCCGCCGTGTCGGTGGCGCCACCTACCAGGTGCCGGTCGAGGTCAAGCCTGCTCGCTCCAACACGCTGGCCATGCGCTGGCTGGTCGGCTATGCCCGCGATCGTCGCGAGAAGAGCATGTCCGAGCGGCTGATGAACGAGATCCTGGACGCGTCGAATGGTCTGGGTGCCACGGTCAAGAAGCGTGAAGATACTCACAAGATGGCAGAGGCCAATCGCGCCTTCGCTCACTACCGTTGGTGA